The following coding sequences are from one Verrucomicrobiota bacterium window:
- a CDS encoding LamG domain-containing protein — translation MHTQFSIRSTRTSLLAGAVLAAFAASDSLADYPSTVLSDSPLGYYRFNDDTSRVSVNKNSGSLGASGNATNDLPVVRPFPGAIAGNGNRSSFFDFASRTIIPWNAALNPANTQPFTVEAWLYPASDQINGGQCPINNRYAYSTSTPGRQGWVFFQRAPDLSYSGKPGYEGVGWNFRMYRGSGGSSGVDVTSQVPYQVGKWTHVVVVYDPAGLTNASAIMYIDGVAANTNTWTGGSSGTDPGYAANTNDHDPAEAVRGAAGLSFGQYNNTATPNSNPYFGAVDEFAFYAKKLTSAQILAHYQNGTNASRGTPYETLIQSDSPVEYLRLDEIAPGPDVAINMGDLRSAGNATHTAEVRHPAASALAGRTDDGAAAYHKRNGNSTTTMPWAAANNPNAGVPFTFEGWFRPMKDEQGGQCPVNNRWVGGTGRTGWVIFQRNPNLTYPASEGHGWNFRMYSGAGSGGQDILTATDYSIGQWQHLVFTWQPETDNGDPSGNGNNQWVGVLTAYVNGVAVATNIAARYAANVNPPEDGGAPADFAVGSYNAKSGLGNNPYEGDVDEVAIYTNYVLTAEQILAHYRAGANSRPATNNYETLVLTATSDGTGLQRQGPPTYLRFNDPALYTAANAGTLGSVADGNLVLATNGAAGPRPPALAGFESANTAVSLDSSKNWASLNNPSGLNVSGQITLEAWIKPGATQGDPARILSHGPPTLSNFLSSSPETNAAPTSAVEVSLRIDGGGTSYSIGSSDGTNSHGVSFAVPAGDLGGTNWIHLVGTYDGSNWRLYRNGAQVAAKADSVGALVVNNADWAIGSTGNGWEGSFAGAIDEVAIYNKALSASRVQAHYAAGQSGAGNPITIAIVRSGASNVTLRWTAGVLQESANVNGPFATVSGANSPYTIPASAATRFYRAQQ, via the coding sequence ATGCACACGCAATTTTCCATTCGTAGCACTCGCACAAGCTTATTGGCAGGCGCTGTTCTCGCGGCGTTCGCAGCCTCCGACTCGTTGGCTGATTATCCTTCAACCGTTTTAAGCGACAGTCCGCTGGGTTATTATCGCTTCAACGACGACACCAGCCGCGTGTCCGTCAACAAGAACAGCGGCAGTTTGGGCGCGTCGGGAAATGCCACGAATGATCTGCCGGTCGTGCGTCCGTTTCCGGGCGCGATCGCCGGCAACGGAAATCGTTCTTCGTTTTTCGATTTCGCCTCGCGCACCATTATTCCGTGGAACGCAGCCTTGAACCCGGCGAACACACAACCGTTCACGGTCGAGGCGTGGCTCTATCCGGCCAGCGACCAGATCAACGGCGGGCAGTGCCCCATCAACAATCGTTACGCCTACTCCACTTCAACGCCCGGCCGTCAAGGATGGGTTTTCTTTCAACGCGCGCCGGACCTTTCGTATTCGGGCAAACCCGGCTACGAAGGCGTGGGTTGGAATTTCAGAATGTATCGCGGCAGTGGCGGCAGCAGCGGCGTGGATGTCACCAGCCAGGTGCCTTACCAGGTTGGCAAATGGACCCATGTCGTCGTGGTTTACGACCCTGCGGGCCTCACGAACGCGTCGGCAATCATGTACATCGACGGCGTGGCGGCGAATACGAACACCTGGACCGGCGGCTCTAGTGGAACGGACCCCGGTTACGCAGCCAACACAAACGATCATGATCCCGCCGAAGCCGTCAGAGGAGCGGCCGGACTTTCTTTCGGACAATACAACAACACCGCGACGCCGAACTCGAATCCTTATTTTGGAGCCGTGGACGAGTTTGCGTTCTACGCCAAGAAGCTGACTTCCGCTCAAATCCTGGCGCATTACCAGAATGGCACCAACGCGAGCCGCGGCACGCCTTACGAAACGTTGATTCAATCGGACAGCCCGGTGGAATACTTGCGGCTGGATGAGATCGCTCCGGGGCCGGATGTCGCCATCAACATGGGTGACTTGCGGTCAGCGGGAAACGCCACTCACACTGCTGAAGTCAGGCACCCCGCCGCCAGCGCATTGGCTGGCCGGACGGACGATGGCGCAGCCGCTTATCACAAGCGAAATGGAAATTCCACGACGACGATGCCGTGGGCGGCGGCGAACAATCCCAACGCCGGCGTTCCTTTCACTTTCGAAGGATGGTTCCGGCCCATGAAGGACGAACAAGGCGGCCAGTGTCCGGTGAACAACCGCTGGGTTGGCGGCACAGGCCGCACCGGGTGGGTTATTTTCCAACGCAATCCCAACCTGACCTATCCGGCGAGCGAAGGCCACGGCTGGAATTTCCGGATGTACAGTGGCGCGGGCAGCGGCGGCCAGGACATTCTGACTGCCACGGACTATTCAATCGGACAATGGCAGCATTTGGTGTTCACCTGGCAGCCGGAAACGGACAACGGCGATCCGAGTGGCAACGGCAACAACCAGTGGGTCGGCGTCTTGACCGCCTATGTGAACGGTGTCGCCGTGGCCACGAACATCGCCGCCCGTTACGCGGCGAATGTCAATCCGCCCGAAGATGGCGGCGCTCCGGCGGATTTCGCGGTGGGTTCCTATAACGCCAAGTCGGGCCTAGGCAACAACCCCTATGAAGGAGACGTTGACGAAGTGGCCATTTATACGAACTACGTTTTGACGGCCGAGCAAATCCTCGCGCACTACCGCGCTGGCGCCAATTCACGCCCGGCGACCAATAATTATGAAACGCTGGTGCTCACGGCGACTTCTGATGGGACCGGCTTGCAAAGACAAGGGCCGCCAACTTACCTGCGTTTCAATGATCCCGCCCTTTATACGGCAGCCAACGCGGGCACTCTTGGCAGCGTTGCCGATGGAAACCTGGTTCTTGCCACAAATGGAGCTGCCGGACCACGACCGCCGGCGCTGGCAGGTTTCGAGTCAGCGAACACGGCAGTGTCTTTGGACAGCTCGAAGAACTGGGCCAGCCTGAACAACCCGTCGGGGCTGAACGTCTCCGGCCAGATTACATTGGAGGCGTGGATCAAACCCGGCGCGACCCAAGGCGATCCCGCCCGGATTCTCTCGCACGGGCCGCCAACGTTGAGCAACTTCCTCTCTTCTTCACCAGAGACCAATGCCGCGCCGACCAGTGCCGTGGAAGTGTCCTTGCGCATCGACGGCGGCGGAACGAGCTATTCCATTGGCTCATCCGACGGGACGAATTCACACGGCGTCAGTTTCGCCGTTCCTGCGGGCGACTTGGGAGGCACGAATTGGATTCACCTCGTGGGCACGTATGATGGCTCCAACTGGAGGCTTTACCGCAACGGCGCGCAAGTCGCTGCCAAGGCCGATTCCGTGGGCGCGCTGGTGGTGAACAATGCGGACTGGGCCATCGGCTCGACGGGAAATGGTTGGGAAGGAAGTTTCGCCGGCGCAATCGATGAAGTGGCGATCTACAACAAGGCGCTGAGTGCCAGCCGCGTTCAAGCTCACTACGCTGCGGGCCAAAGTGGTGCGGGGAACCCAATTACAATTGCCATTGTCCGCTCCGGCGCAAGCAACGTGACCCTCAGGTGGACGGCGGGAGTTTTGCAGGAGTCGGCCAATGTCAATGGCCCGTTTGCCACGGTGAGCGGGGCCAATTCTCCCTACACAATCCCGGCCAGCGCAGCGACCCGGTTTTACCGCGCTCAACAATGA